The window ACCTGTTGCATAATCAGCAATAAGTATTTGCTCCAAATTTGGTAAATGCCTGCCTACCTTCTCGAAATAAGCCGCCGACCTTTCTAGATCAGCCTCAAAATCCTTGACTGGAGCCTTCCAGCTTTGTAATTGCGGTTCCACGTATGCGGTGTCCTTGTTTGAAtcggccaagaagatgacgTTATTCGACTTTTGAATCTATTTGATTGTATGAGCAGGCATGTTCCAGATAATCGGGGGAGAATTCTATACGAACCTTTCTTTCAAACTCATCGAGTTGCTCTCTATCCTTCGGGAATCCAGAGATCAGAATCGACTTTTTTTCCTGCTTGAACTTTTCGATCTCTGCTTCAAGTAGTCCAGCCAATAAGCTCACTGGAACGCTGAGTTGCTCATCGATACAGAGTCGGATGATTTTAGAATGAGAGTAGCTTTGATCTTTAGCCTTTTCGCGTAGGATCCCATCCACAGAAATATGCGTTATCGCAAATTGCTTTGAAAGATATTCCGAGACTTTGTTAGTCGCATTCGAGTCTCCTGTTTCTCTTAGCAATAAGCATTTACAGAGGAACATTGTTCCGACGGGGGAAACACAAACCAGCCAGAAATATTATAGGAACTCGGTGTTTTCGTCTCGCAAGATGAGCGTTTCTTTCTCGCTGATATACTTTCATCCACCGTTTTCCCTCCTGAGAATGAATTTTGGCCACTTGACCCTGAAACTCGTCGAGGTTTTTCTCGCCATATGTCCGCTGTTCGTATTCATGTGCCTGCAAAAGGCACTCGAACTTGTCCATCTCTCGTACCCATTGGGCTTCGGGTGTTTTACCTTCTTCATGTTCCTCCCATAGGGATAGCATCTCGGCAGCCTTTTCCGGACTATAGGCTTGTAGTAAACTTTCGAGATATTGTACCCCATTTTGCTCCATTTTGTATTTCTTGTCTGGCTAAAATTAGTAACTTTTCAGACCGCAAGACCTTTGTGTGTGTTTAATTTACCTTCTTGAAAACCGATAAAGGTGGGAATGTCTCCGATCACCGATTCTCCTATGTCATGGAATAAACCCATCTTCATGCATTTGAAAATGTCCAAATTCAGATCATTCTTTATAAATTAGCTCAAGTCATGTCATAGGCAGAAACTAACTTACTGGCGCGAGATAGGCCAGCATTGCAACTCGGAAACTGTGCGCTGCTACGCTCTCGACGTGCTGCATTGTTCTGAGCCATCCTGTGCGCGGAAGGTGCTTGAGCTTCTCTATTTCGTGGAGAAAGGGTAGTGGGGTGGTGTCCATGATTCGTCAATGGTAGAATATGTTCTCGGAACGGTGGGAAGGAAGGTACTTGGTGAGATTTTGGACAGTTTATGTAGCATGACTAAATCGTGGGTGATTTCTGTGCCCACTCATGCACCTTCCCCGCTCTGCTCCATCTTCTGGGATGCGACTACAAGCCACAAAATGTAAGTGGCAAGGGCCTCATGCGGTGACTCGGCTTCGGATTGGGCATGTCGAACCAGTGATGCCAGTGGGGATAGCACCTCGTCCCAGACACCGAGGAAGCCACACGCAAGCTTCCAGCAACATACAGATTCGGCCATATCCTTGTCAACTTTGGGGACCTAGCGCTCGAGCTTGCAATTTTCAAA of the Penicillium psychrofluorescens genome assembly, chromosome: 1 genome contains:
- a CDS encoding uncharacterized protein (ID:PFLUO_001201-T1.cds;~source:funannotate); this translates as MQHVESVAAHSFRVAMLAYLAPNDLNLDIFKCMKMGLFHDIGESVIGDIPTFIGFQEDKKYKMEQNGVQYLESLLQAYSPEKAAEMLSLWEEHEEGKTPEAQWVREMDKFECLLQAHEYEQRTYGEKNLDEFQGQVAKIHSQEGKRWMKVYQRERNAHLARRKHRVPIIFLAGDSNATNKVSEYLSKQFAITHISVDGILREKAKDQSYSHSKIIRLCIDEQLSVPVSLLAGLLEAEIEKFKQEKKSILISGFPKDREQLDEFERKIQKSNNVIFLADSNKDTAYVEPQLQSWKAPVKDFEADLERSAAYFEKAHMINFVKGAKK